Below is a window of Acidimicrobiia bacterium DNA.
CAGTACCATGTTTTAGATTTTTCCAAGTAGCAAGATGAAATGGAAGTGCACCCCAAATAACTACGGGTGCGCTCAAAGTCAATGATAGCCATTGCCAATTTCTAAACTGCAGAATAGAAAGCATGGACATAGCAACTACAGGAATTGAAAGTACAGCACAGATTATTGCACGATCTTTTAGGCTCTTTGTTGGGTCAGACTTAACGCTATCTTCAATCGATGTATCAGATTTAACCTTTGGCAGAAATGCTTTATAACCAGCAGATTCAACTGCATCGATTAATTCAAAAGCATCAATACCTTCTTCGAAAGTGACGCTAGCTTTTTCAGTGGCATAGTTCACTGACGCTACTACACCTTCAACTTTATTAAGTCTTTTTTCAATTCGCGCAGCACAAGATGCACATGTCATACCTTCAATATTTAGTTCAACTTTTTTTGAGTTAGTAGTGTTAGTCATTTTTATCTTCTTCACATATTGATTTTTTATCGTTTATTAATCTGAAGCAACTTCATAGCCTGCTTCGCTAACAGCATCTTCAATAAGTGATTGCTCAATTTTATTTTCACTGCTAATTTCAACTTTGCCACTTGCAAGATCAATATCGACATTTGATACACCGTCAATTTTCTTTAATTCTTCGCTCACCGAATTGACACAATGTCCACATGTCATTCCTTGAACAGTGTATGTAGATGTGAATGTACTCATAATTGCCTCCTCCATATATTGCTACTTGAAATAGCATACCCCTACCTCCTGGGGGTATGCAAGTCGAAGTCGAAAACTTGATGCAATAGTAATAATTAAGTTACCAAAAACGTGTGAGTTTGCTTTTCCAAACTCACACTTAATTTGTTATTTAATAAATTGAAATCTACGTCGTTTTGCTAATATCAACAGTATTGTTCCGCCTGCTGAGAGCATCAAAGTTATCATCACGAGGATAGAAGCGAAGCTCACACCTGTTGTCGGAAGCGCCGGTATTGATACTGGAGGTATTGATACCGCTGTTAGCGTTGCAGCATTTGTGCTGTAATTGATTCGGTAAACGTATCCATCTGAGCTAAATGTTGCTCCGTCAGCTAGACCATTGAATGTTCCAGATAAAGCTCCAGTGGAAG
It encodes the following:
- a CDS encoding heavy-metal-associated domain-containing protein, with the translated sequence MSTFTSTYTVQGMTCGHCVNSVSEELKKIDGVSNVDIDLASGKVEISSENKIEQSLIEDAVSEAGYEVASD